One Nitrospira sp. DNA window includes the following coding sequences:
- a CDS encoding diguanylate cyclase/phosphodiesterase (GGDEF & EAL domains) with PAS/PAC sensor(s), with translation MTRSTQVRLFALLLMSTMGGGPWPLLDVQAAKEWASQEVATILTQSYQQLLIRPMAVETSMSQKNETDQQRDTVQAGYEVQLSKGEKSVKQIVEAIALSPEFNAKWITPHMGTAQTGPAPGVVVPVAAPEKAIDNLYCALLGRHVDSTSLASARKDLVSSGFERVIRDLIDGKEYRDRFGDTKVPQPSSEKQAVAGCPQVNRQ, from the coding sequence ATGACACGATCCACCCAAGTACGCCTGTTTGCTCTTCTCCTGATGTCGACGATGGGTGGGGGTCCATGGCCGCTTCTCGATGTCCAGGCTGCGAAGGAATGGGCGTCGCAGGAGGTGGCGACGATTCTCACTCAGTCATACCAGCAGTTGCTCATACGACCGATGGCGGTGGAGACGAGCATGTCTCAAAAAAACGAGACGGACCAACAGCGTGATACGGTTCAAGCCGGCTATGAGGTGCAGTTGTCGAAAGGCGAGAAAAGTGTAAAGCAGATCGTCGAGGCGATCGCCCTCTCACCCGAGTTTAACGCAAAGTGGATCACGCCTCACATGGGGACCGCGCAGACCGGCCCCGCGCCTGGTGTGGTGGTGCCGGTGGCCGCTCCGGAAAAGGCCATCGACAATCTCTACTGCGCGTTGTTGGGACGGCATGTGGACAGCACGTCACTGGCGAGTGCCCGCAAAGATCTGGTGAGTTCTGGATTTGAACGTGTGATTCGCGACCTGATCGACGGGAAGGAATACCGAGACCGGTTCGGCGACACCAAGGTACCGCAGCCGAGCAGCGAGAAGCAGGCCGTGGCCGGGTGTCCGCAAGTCAATAGACAGTAG
- a CDS encoding Cytochrome c peroxidase has product MDISSRGWIIPCGFVAACAAASLFGEGQSLVQAEKQGNDQRRSIDPAIEKTKEKGFDGVDFSYDVFGASPGQSANRLAEEVMAKDAAEKPKVMAKHSKLLNERYKLDCQSRSGVTMTKGKPQPSGPTVKLKDGMTWEKLSQMNAEEIRTRKAFPSGFMRLPHVKHDVGGMVFPQQQIEQFPRLERFDVEFDLPDCFLPEFPPPIFLTTHPELGDVSQGEVLSADNFDRLFRGLITPVQLDGLRMLVTQFPQEEFNLTSDRKSHKPSLGVACLDCHVNFHTTGQFHLNPDTRPQRDRLRLDTVSLRGLFNQHIHGSKRSLRSVEDFTEFEQRTAYFNGDQIRAIKKGMNVVDRLQVAHMAQIQSMIDFPPASKLDPMTGRLDRSRANQQEIAGEDLFFGKARCAGCHQPPAYTDHMMHDLFLERFGAEADGPIKTFALRGIKDSPPYFHDGRLLTLEDSVEFFNIVGGLHLDRGEKAALVEFMRAL; this is encoded by the coding sequence GTGGATATATCCAGCAGGGGGTGGATCATACCATGTGGTTTCGTCGCGGCCTGCGCGGCAGCTTCTTTGTTTGGAGAAGGGCAATCACTCGTACAGGCGGAGAAGCAAGGCAACGACCAGCGTCGATCCATCGATCCTGCGATTGAAAAGACAAAGGAAAAGGGGTTCGACGGCGTGGATTTTTCTTATGATGTATTCGGCGCTTCTCCCGGGCAATCGGCCAACAGGCTCGCGGAAGAAGTGATGGCCAAAGACGCCGCGGAGAAGCCCAAGGTCATGGCCAAGCACTCCAAACTGCTCAACGAGCGGTACAAATTGGATTGTCAAAGCCGCAGCGGGGTGACGATGACCAAGGGAAAGCCGCAGCCGAGCGGCCCCACAGTCAAGCTGAAAGACGGTATGACGTGGGAAAAATTGTCTCAGATGAATGCGGAGGAAATCAGAACCCGCAAAGCCTTCCCCTCCGGGTTCATGCGGCTCCCGCACGTCAAGCACGATGTGGGAGGTATGGTGTTCCCGCAACAACAGATCGAGCAGTTTCCAAGGCTTGAACGGTTCGATGTTGAGTTCGATCTTCCCGATTGTTTCCTGCCGGAATTTCCTCCCCCGATTTTTTTGACGACCCATCCTGAGTTGGGCGATGTCTCGCAAGGCGAAGTGCTGAGTGCGGATAATTTCGATCGTCTGTTTCGAGGACTGATCACACCCGTTCAGTTGGATGGGCTGCGGATGCTGGTCACTCAATTCCCGCAGGAAGAATTCAACCTGACGTCGGATCGCAAATCCCACAAACCGAGCCTGGGAGTCGCCTGTCTGGATTGCCACGTCAATTTCCATACGACCGGCCAATTCCACTTGAATCCCGATACTCGTCCTCAACGGGACCGGCTGCGGTTGGATACCGTCAGCCTGCGAGGCCTGTTCAACCAGCACATTCACGGCTCGAAACGCAGCCTGCGCTCCGTCGAGGATTTCACCGAGTTCGAACAGAGGACGGCCTATTTCAACGGCGACCAGATCCGGGCCATCAAGAAAGGCATGAACGTCGTCGATCGCTTGCAAGTGGCGCATATGGCCCAAATCCAGAGCATGATCGATTTCCCTCCCGCCTCGAAGCTGGATCCCATGACGGGACGATTGGATCGATCCCGAGCCAACCAACAGGAAATCGCCGGCGAGGACCTCTTCTTCGGCAAGGCGCGCTGCGCGGGCTGTCACCAACCTCCGGCCTACACGGATCATATGATGCACGACCTTTTTTTGGAGCGATTCGGGGCCGAAGCGGACGGGCCGATCAAAACCTTCGCGCTCCGCGGGATCAAGGATTCGCCACCCTATTTCCATGACGGACGGTTGCTGACCCTGGAGGACAGCGTGGAGTTTTTTAATATCGTCGGAGGGCTCCACCTCGATCGCGGGGAAAAGGCCGCCCTTGTGGAATTCATGCGGGCGCTCTAG
- a CDS encoding malto-oligosyltrehalose trehalohydrolase, whose product MERSWGDLHIGATLVHEQTVHFKVWAPHAKEVAVKITAPAEKTMPLQSDGAGYFEGRLEGVGEHARYFYVLDGAKARPDPASRFQPDGVHGPSSVVDPGAFSWTDQAWKGLALRDFILYELHVGTFTEAGTFDAIIPLLPYLKREVGVTAIELMPVAQFPGTRNWGYDGAHPFAPHNEYGGPAGLKRLIDACHGQGLAVVLDVVYNHLGPEGNYLQDYGPYFTDRYRTPWGQAINYDGPDSDPVRRYFIGNALYWIGEYHVDALRLDAIHGIFDFSARHILQELAEAVHHEAERLDRLVQVIAESDLNDTRVIMPATCGGHGCDAQWNDDFHHALRVLLTREKEGYYQDFTGMADLVQAVQEGFVYAGRYSEFRRRRHGNSSEKIAPSQFVVFSQNHDQVGNRADGGRLSTQLSLGALKAAAALVLLSPGIPLLFMGEEYGERAPFQYFIDHGDPALVEAVRKGRREEFAPFGWREEDIPDPQSPSTFERSRVRPGVATDRRSQGLLRWYHDLIDMRKRLPVLGASIPGRHHHAVWSDEGRSVLLLHRWMEDGPSALLLINFTPAPQSIALHRPSGSWRLALNAASIDYGEAGDGQALVPGTFDLPGTGPSIVLPPYAVALYLSPDHGPFPA is encoded by the coding sequence ATGGAACGTTCGTGGGGCGATCTTCATATCGGCGCGACCCTTGTGCATGAACAGACCGTACACTTCAAGGTATGGGCGCCCCACGCCAAGGAGGTCGCCGTCAAGATCACGGCGCCAGCGGAAAAGACAATGCCGCTCCAATCGGACGGCGCGGGGTATTTTGAGGGACGTCTCGAAGGGGTGGGGGAGCACGCGCGCTATTTCTATGTCCTGGATGGCGCGAAGGCCAGGCCGGACCCTGCTTCCCGCTTCCAGCCAGACGGCGTCCATGGCCCGTCCTCCGTGGTGGATCCCGGCGCGTTTTCTTGGACCGACCAGGCCTGGAAGGGGCTGGCGCTTCGGGACTTTATCCTCTATGAACTCCATGTCGGAACATTTACCGAGGCCGGCACGTTCGACGCGATCATTCCGCTGCTTCCCTACTTGAAGCGGGAGGTCGGGGTGACCGCGATCGAGTTGATGCCGGTCGCGCAATTTCCCGGTACGCGCAACTGGGGGTACGATGGGGCCCATCCGTTCGCACCGCACAACGAGTACGGCGGCCCGGCAGGCCTCAAACGATTGATCGACGCCTGTCATGGGCAGGGCCTGGCCGTGGTGCTCGATGTGGTCTACAACCATCTCGGGCCGGAGGGGAATTATCTCCAGGACTATGGCCCCTATTTTACCGATCGGTACCGGACGCCCTGGGGGCAGGCGATCAACTATGACGGCCCCGACAGCGATCCCGTGCGCCGATACTTCATCGGCAATGCGCTCTATTGGATCGGCGAATACCATGTCGATGCGCTCCGGCTGGATGCGATCCATGGAATCTTCGACTTCAGCGCCAGGCACATCCTGCAGGAGCTGGCGGAAGCCGTGCATCACGAGGCGGAGCGGCTGGATCGTCTCGTGCAGGTCATCGCCGAGAGCGATCTCAACGACACCCGTGTGATCATGCCTGCGACATGCGGCGGACATGGGTGCGATGCCCAATGGAACGACGACTTTCACCATGCGCTCCGCGTGCTGCTCACGAGGGAGAAGGAAGGCTACTACCAGGATTTCACCGGCATGGCCGATCTCGTCCAAGCGGTCCAGGAGGGGTTCGTCTATGCGGGCCGCTACTCCGAGTTTCGCCGGCGCCGCCATGGCAATTCTTCGGAAAAGATTGCGCCGTCGCAGTTCGTCGTCTTTTCGCAGAACCACGACCAGGTAGGCAATCGCGCCGATGGAGGGCGGCTGAGCACGCAGCTTTCGCTTGGAGCCTTGAAGGCGGCCGCAGCCCTGGTCCTGCTGTCTCCCGGTATTCCGTTACTCTTCATGGGTGAGGAATACGGCGAGCGCGCTCCCTTCCAGTATTTTATCGACCATGGGGATCCGGCGCTTGTCGAAGCCGTGCGGAAGGGGCGGCGGGAAGAATTCGCGCCCTTCGGGTGGCGTGAGGAAGACATTCCCGATCCGCAATCCCCCTCCACCTTCGAGCGGAGCCGGGTCCGGCCGGGCGTTGCCACGGACAGGCGGTCACAGGGCCTGTTGCGCTGGTACCATGATCTCATTGATATGCGGAAACGACTGCCGGTTCTCGGCGCGAGCATTCCCGGTCGACACCACCACGCCGTCTGGTCCGATGAAGGCCGTTCCGTGCTCCTGTTGCATCGCTGGATGGAGGATGGTCCATCGGCCTTGCTGTTGATCAACTTCACTCCTGCCCCACAGTCCATCGCTCTTCATCGACCGAGCGGGTCTTGGCGATTGGCGCTGAATGCAGCATCGATTGATTATGGAGAGGCAGGCGACGGACAGGCCCTCGTGCCTGGGACTTTTGATCTCCCCGGAACGGGACCATCGATCGTCCTTCCTCCCTATGCTGTGGCCCTCTATCTCTCGCCGGACCATGGCCCCTTCCCGGCATAA
- a CDS encoding Glucose-1-phosphate adenylyltransferase — MAPAGVPVNRSKILALILAGGKGERLMPLTEVRSKPAVPFGGTYRIIDFVLSNFYNSGIMGMHVMVQYRSQSLIEHLRRAWRIGDGERQFVTVVPPQMNGGGGWYEGTADAVFQNLNLIHDFAPDIVAVFGADHIYRMDIRQMVRFHVEREADVSVATLPVSLSSAQGFGIVEVDRNNRIIGFEEKPPMPKAMPGHPDLAFSSMGNYLFSTDVLLRALEEDARSEGSHDFGHDILPRLLQTDRVMAYNFRDNEVPGIAYYEEPGYWRDVGTIKAYWQANMDLLGETPACDLRNREWPIRSEPSSGPPASLVNCYVDHAVIGEGSQIIEADIRRCIIGRHVRIEADAQIEDAVIFDHARIGSKARLHRVIIDRQNEISSGAELGHMDGSGNPAVQWTASGLVVLPKPTVQEDLAKRRLSSY, encoded by the coding sequence ATGGCGCCGGCTGGTGTACCTGTGAATCGATCCAAGATTCTCGCCTTGATACTGGCCGGAGGGAAAGGTGAACGGCTGATGCCGCTGACGGAGGTCCGCAGCAAACCGGCGGTTCCCTTCGGCGGGACCTACCGCATCATCGATTTCGTGCTGAGCAATTTTTATAACTCCGGCATCATGGGCATGCATGTGATGGTGCAATATCGATCGCAGTCGTTGATCGAGCATCTCCGGAGGGCTTGGCGGATCGGCGATGGGGAACGGCAGTTCGTGACCGTGGTGCCCCCGCAAATGAACGGGGGCGGCGGCTGGTACGAAGGGACGGCGGACGCGGTCTTTCAGAACCTGAATCTCATCCACGATTTCGCCCCCGATATCGTGGCGGTGTTCGGCGCGGACCATATCTATCGCATGGACATTCGCCAGATGGTGCGGTTTCACGTGGAACGGGAGGCGGATGTGTCGGTGGCGACACTGCCGGTGTCCCTTTCTTCCGCCCAGGGGTTTGGGATCGTCGAAGTCGACAGGAACAATCGAATCATCGGATTCGAAGAGAAGCCGCCTATGCCGAAAGCCATGCCGGGCCATCCCGATCTGGCGTTCTCCTCCATGGGGAATTACCTGTTCAGCACCGATGTCTTGCTCAGAGCGCTGGAGGAAGATGCGCGGAGCGAGGGGTCGCATGATTTCGGCCACGATATTCTGCCGCGCCTTCTGCAGACCGACCGCGTCATGGCGTATAATTTCCGGGACAACGAGGTACCCGGCATCGCCTACTACGAAGAACCGGGCTATTGGCGTGATGTGGGTACCATCAAGGCCTATTGGCAGGCCAATATGGACTTGCTCGGCGAAACACCGGCCTGTGACCTGCGCAATCGGGAATGGCCGATCAGGAGCGAACCCTCCAGTGGTCCTCCCGCGAGCCTTGTGAATTGTTATGTCGATCATGCCGTGATCGGCGAAGGCAGCCAGATCATCGAGGCGGATATCCGACGTTGCATCATCGGGCGCCATGTGCGGATCGAGGCCGACGCCCAAATCGAGGATGCGGTGATATTCGACCATGCCCGTATCGGATCGAAGGCGCGCCTGCATCGGGTGATCATCGATCGCCAGAATGAGATTTCGTCCGGAGCGGAGCTGGGGCACATGGACGGGTCGGGAAACCCTGCGGTTCAATGGACGGCGTCGGGCCTTGTGGTCCTCCCCAAGCCGACGGTGCAGGAGGATCTCGCCAAACGCCGATTGTCCTCTTACTGA
- a CDS encoding Malto-oligosyltrehalose synthase → MPRIPVATYRLQLHHSFTFRDAARIVPYLHALGITDCYTSSLLKAVPGSLHGYDLVDPGALNPELGTEQEFDDFVAALKQQDMGLLLDVVPNHMGIRTTQNRWWWDVLENGPSSRYATAFDIDWAPLKRELEDKVLLPILGEQYGTVLENQEIRLAYEEGGFVVTYFDHTFPIAPKSWAGILSFRLSELVETLGEEDEHILELHSILTALRNLPSRHERGPERVAERYREKDIVRRRLSALVEQCREVREHVLANVAAYNGTAGDSASFDRLDALLNEQYYRLASWRVASEEINYRRFFDINELAAIRTEESRVFEESHRLIFRLLKDGRATGLRIDHVDGLYDPEQYLVQLQDWAARELPQDAPGEQPSLFVVVEKILGKGEQLPRTWPVSGTTGYDFLNLVNGLFVQTDQERAMDTLYARFIGQRLPYEELVYQSKRLIMRASMSSEINVLGHQLNLLSERDRRYRDFTLNSLTHAIREIIACFPVYRSYVTAAQKELLERDQAYIGMAVARAKRRNPALSRHVFDFVRDLLLRRLEDRANLTKEEQMRFVAKFQQATSPVTAKGIEDTAFYIYNRLTSLNEVGGEPAQFGLSVEAFHKRIRERRAGWPHSLLATSTHDTKRGEDVRARINVLSEIPERWKRAITRWAKFNKRFRTDIDEAPAPDRNEEYLLYQTLVGVWPVAAMDDVQYEAFRERIQGYMLKAIREAKVHTSWVNPHEAYEEAVRRFVHSILERSAPNPFLEDFLPFQELVACHGMRNALSQVLLKLASPGVPDCYQGAELWEFSLVDPDNRRPVDFELRARMSAELRRACDEEGVDRIDLLRRLMESWKDGRIKLYLIQEGLRHRRAHAAVYLEGDYVPLDCGGSNRSHLCAFARLHQDQAVVAVAPRLTVGLSGMSAAGARGEEVWQDTWVTVPSWKSGSVYRNVFTGEHLETVTQGERQVLPLGLVLNHCPVGLLERCT, encoded by the coding sequence ATGCCGCGTATCCCCGTCGCCACCTATCGTCTCCAGTTACACCATTCCTTCACGTTTCGTGATGCCGCGCGCATCGTCCCCTATCTACATGCGCTGGGGATCACCGATTGCTACACCTCCTCCCTGCTGAAGGCAGTGCCGGGCAGCCTGCATGGGTATGACCTGGTCGATCCCGGTGCTTTGAATCCGGAGCTGGGAACGGAGCAGGAATTCGACGATTTCGTCGCCGCCCTCAAGCAACAGGACATGGGGCTTCTGTTGGACGTGGTCCCCAACCACATGGGCATCCGGACCACGCAGAACCGCTGGTGGTGGGATGTGCTGGAGAACGGACCCAGCTCTCGTTATGCCACGGCCTTCGACATCGATTGGGCTCCGCTGAAGCGTGAACTCGAGGACAAGGTGCTGCTCCCCATCCTCGGCGAACAGTACGGCACGGTCCTGGAGAATCAGGAGATCCGCCTCGCGTATGAAGAGGGTGGGTTCGTGGTGACCTATTTCGACCACACATTCCCCATTGCCCCGAAGTCCTGGGCCGGGATTCTGTCGTTTCGGCTGTCCGAACTGGTCGAGACGCTGGGCGAGGAGGACGAACACATACTGGAACTGCATAGTATCCTGACGGCCCTGCGCAATCTGCCGTCGCGCCATGAACGTGGGCCGGAGCGGGTCGCCGAACGGTATCGCGAGAAGGACATCGTCCGGCGACGGTTGTCGGCGTTGGTCGAACAGTGCCGGGAGGTGCGGGAACATGTGCTGGCGAATGTGGCGGCGTATAACGGAACCGCAGGGGATTCTGCGAGCTTCGATCGGCTGGATGCCCTGTTGAACGAACAATATTACCGGCTGGCTTCCTGGCGTGTGGCGTCGGAGGAAATCAATTATCGACGATTCTTCGACATCAATGAACTGGCTGCCATACGGACGGAAGAATCCCGTGTGTTCGAGGAATCGCACCGGCTCATTTTCCGCCTGCTCAAGGACGGTCGAGCGACCGGCCTGCGCATCGACCATGTCGATGGGTTGTACGACCCGGAGCAATATCTGGTTCAGCTGCAGGACTGGGCGGCCCGCGAACTCCCGCAGGACGCACCGGGGGAGCAGCCGTCGCTCTTCGTCGTCGTGGAAAAGATTCTCGGCAAGGGAGAGCAACTCCCGAGGACATGGCCGGTGTCCGGCACGACCGGATACGACTTCCTGAATCTGGTCAACGGACTGTTCGTGCAGACCGATCAGGAGCGGGCCATGGACACGCTCTATGCGCGTTTCATCGGGCAGCGTCTGCCCTACGAGGAGTTGGTCTATCAGAGCAAGAGACTGATCATGCGGGCTTCCATGTCCAGCGAGATCAACGTGCTCGGCCATCAGTTGAATCTGCTGTCCGAACGTGACCGGCGCTATCGCGACTTCACCCTGAACAGTCTCACCCATGCGATCAGGGAAATCATCGCCTGTTTTCCCGTGTACCGGTCCTACGTGACGGCCGCTCAAAAGGAACTGTTGGAGCGCGATCAAGCCTACATCGGCATGGCGGTGGCCCGCGCCAAGCGGCGTAACCCGGCGCTGAGCCGTCATGTCTTCGATTTTGTCCGTGACCTCCTGTTACGGAGGCTGGAGGACCGCGCGAATTTGACGAAAGAGGAGCAGATGAGGTTCGTGGCGAAATTCCAACAGGCTACCAGCCCCGTCACGGCGAAGGGGATCGAAGACACGGCCTTCTATATTTACAACCGGCTGACCTCCCTGAATGAAGTGGGAGGAGAACCGGCTCAGTTCGGCCTGTCGGTCGAGGCGTTCCACAAGCGGATACGCGAGCGGCGCGCAGGCTGGCCCCACTCCCTTCTCGCGACCTCCACCCATGACACCAAGCGCGGCGAAGATGTGCGCGCCAGGATCAATGTGCTGTCGGAAATCCCCGAACGTTGGAAGCGTGCGATCACGCGGTGGGCCAAATTCAACAAACGTTTTCGAACGGACATCGACGAGGCTCCCGCGCCGGATCGCAATGAAGAGTATCTGCTCTATCAAACCCTCGTGGGAGTCTGGCCCGTCGCGGCGATGGACGATGTCCAATACGAAGCCTTTCGTGAACGGATCCAGGGCTACATGCTGAAGGCGATCCGTGAAGCCAAGGTGCACACCAGTTGGGTCAATCCGCATGAGGCCTATGAGGAGGCGGTGCGCCGGTTCGTGCATTCGATATTGGAGCGCAGTGCTCCGAACCCCTTCCTGGAGGACTTTCTACCGTTTCAGGAACTGGTGGCTTGCCACGGCATGCGCAATGCTCTCTCTCAAGTTCTGCTGAAGCTGGCTTCTCCGGGTGTACCGGATTGTTATCAGGGAGCGGAGCTGTGGGAGTTCAGCCTGGTCGATCCGGACAATCGCCGGCCGGTGGACTTTGAGTTACGCGCAAGGATGTCGGCGGAGCTTCGACGTGCCTGCGATGAGGAGGGCGTCGATCGGATCGACCTCCTGCGTCGGCTCATGGAATCGTGGAAGGATGGGCGCATCAAACTGTACCTCATCCAGGAGGGACTTCGGCATCGGCGCGCGCACGCGGCGGTCTATCTGGAAGGGGATTATGTGCCGCTCGACTGCGGCGGCAGCAACAGGTCGCATCTCTGCGCGTTCGCCAGGTTGCATCAGGACCAGGCGGTGGTGGCAGTCGCTCCGCGTCTCACCGTCGGCTTGAGCGGGATGTCCGCCGCCGGTGCGCGGGGAGAAGAGGTTTGGCAGGATACGTGGGTGACGGTTCCATCGTGGAAGAGCGGGTCGGTCTATCGCAATGTCTTTACCGGAGAGCACCTGGAGACCGTCACCCAGGGAGAACGGCAGGTGTTGCCGCTTGGACTGGTCCTGAACCATTGTCCGGTCGGGCTGCTCGAACGCTGCACCTGA